Proteins found in one Paraburkholderia caballeronis genomic segment:
- a CDS encoding GNAT family N-acetyltransferase, translated as MAATIRNATPADIGGMFALMYELAEFEKLTHLFVATEDGLRDALFGARPSAEALVAEDGGKLVGYALFFHNFSTFLGRRGLYLEDLYVQPSQRGSGLGTALLRRLAALAVERGCGRFEWTVLDWNQPAIGFYEKMGATVLPDWRVVRMTGDALAQLAAPAEDHAG; from the coding sequence ATGGCCGCGACGATCCGCAACGCGACGCCCGCCGACATCGGCGGCATGTTCGCGCTGATGTACGAACTCGCGGAATTCGAGAAGCTCACGCATCTGTTCGTCGCGACCGAAGACGGGCTGCGCGACGCGCTGTTCGGCGCGCGCCCGTCAGCCGAGGCGCTGGTCGCGGAGGACGGCGGGAAGCTCGTCGGTTATGCGCTGTTCTTCCATAACTTTTCGACGTTCCTCGGCCGGCGCGGGTTGTATCTCGAAGACCTGTACGTGCAGCCTTCGCAACGCGGCAGCGGTCTCGGCACCGCGCTGCTGCGCAGGCTCGCGGCGCTCGCGGTCGAGCGCGGCTGCGGCCGCTTCGAATGGACGGTGCTCGACTGGAACCAGCCGGCGATCGGCTTCTACGAGAAGATGGGCGCAACGGTGCTGCCGGACTGGCGCGTCGTGCGGATGACCGGCGATGCGCTGGCGCAACTCGCCGCGCCGGCGGAAGATCACGCCGGCTGA
- the glp gene encoding molybdopterin molybdotransferase MoeA, with protein MTTLNNLNGCVAQFDPQALPVSAAQAIVLQWVTPLAASERVPLRDALDRVLADDVVSPIDVPAHDNAAMDGYAFDGARLASAGAGGALRLTVSGKAFAGHPFDGGVAPDACVRIMTGAPMPAGCDTVVPQERVERAGDAVSFAADAVARGANRRHKGEDLAAGRPALAAGRMLRAADIGLLASLGIVEVAVRRRLRVAYFSTGDELRSPGEPLAPGAIYDSNRYTLGAMLRRLNVDAIDLGIVRDEPVALEAALRGAAETADVVLTSGGVSVGEADFTRAQLQSLGDVAFWSLAMRPGRPLAFGRVWSGGRPGAGRAALLFGLPGNPVATMVTFYQIVRPALLAMAGAKAQPVPLIPAVCDAPVRKRAGRTEFQRGLAARGDNGQWRVAPTGSQSSGALSTMSAANCFLVLAHDATDLDAGDPVDIMLFDGLV; from the coding sequence ATGACCACGCTTAACAACCTCAACGGCTGCGTCGCCCAGTTCGACCCTCAGGCTTTACCCGTCAGCGCCGCCCAGGCCATCGTGCTTCAGTGGGTGACGCCGCTCGCCGCGAGCGAACGGGTGCCGCTGCGCGACGCGCTCGACCGCGTGCTCGCGGACGACGTCGTATCGCCGATCGACGTGCCCGCGCACGACAACGCCGCGATGGACGGTTACGCGTTCGACGGCGCGCGGCTTGCGTCGGCCGGCGCCGGCGGCGCGCTGCGGCTGACCGTGTCGGGCAAGGCGTTCGCCGGTCATCCGTTCGACGGCGGCGTCGCGCCGGATGCGTGCGTGCGCATCATGACCGGCGCGCCGATGCCGGCCGGCTGCGACACGGTAGTCCCGCAGGAGCGCGTCGAGCGCGCCGGCGACGCGGTGTCGTTCGCGGCCGACGCGGTCGCGCGCGGCGCGAACCGCCGCCACAAGGGCGAGGATCTCGCGGCCGGCCGCCCGGCGCTCGCCGCTGGCCGCATGCTGCGCGCGGCCGACATCGGCCTGCTCGCGTCGCTCGGCATCGTCGAGGTCGCGGTGCGGCGACGCCTGCGCGTCGCGTACTTCTCGACCGGCGACGAGCTGCGCTCGCCCGGCGAGCCGCTCGCGCCCGGCGCGATCTACGACAGCAACCGCTACACGCTCGGCGCGATGCTGCGCCGGCTGAACGTCGACGCCATCGACCTCGGCATCGTGCGCGACGAGCCGGTTGCGCTCGAAGCGGCACTGCGCGGCGCGGCCGAAACCGCCGACGTCGTGCTGACGTCCGGCGGCGTGTCGGTCGGCGAAGCGGACTTCACGCGCGCACAGTTGCAGTCGCTCGGCGACGTCGCGTTCTGGAGCCTCGCGATGCGCCCCGGCCGGCCGCTCGCGTTCGGGCGCGTGTGGTCCGGCGGCCGTCCGGGCGCAGGCCGCGCGGCGCTGCTGTTCGGACTCCCCGGCAACCCGGTCGCGACGATGGTCACGTTCTACCAGATCGTGCGCCCCGCCCTGCTCGCGATGGCCGGCGCGAAGGCGCAGCCGGTGCCGCTGATCCCGGCCGTCTGCGACGCGCCGGTGCGCAAGCGCGCGGGCCGCACCGAATTCCAGCGCGGCCTCGCGGCGCGCGGCGACAACGGCCAGTGGCGCGTCGCGCCGACCGGCTCGCAAAGCTCCGGCGCACTCAGTACCATGAGCGCCGCGAACTGCTTCCTCGTGCTCGCGCACGACGCCACCGATCTCGATGCCGGCGACCCCGTCGACATCATGCTGTTCGACGGACTGGTCTGA
- the mobA gene encoding molybdenum cofactor guanylyltransferase MobA, with product MTIPIQSITGLVLAGGRGLRMGGVDKGLQKLHGQPLAAHVLARLAPQTGALAISANRNRDAYAALGARWHATVLADSLPDFPGPLAGLLAGLQAANTEWLLAAPCDSPYLRTDLAAKLGAEAVAQHADIATVLAPDASGEVSLHPVFVLLRTSLAADLAAFLGAGERKVRAWYARHRTAEVAFADGRAFYNINSLQELADLDRA from the coding sequence ATGACGATCCCCATCCAGTCGATCACCGGCCTCGTGCTCGCGGGCGGCCGCGGGCTGCGCATGGGCGGCGTCGACAAGGGCCTGCAGAAGCTGCACGGACAACCGCTCGCCGCGCACGTGCTCGCGCGGCTCGCACCGCAGACCGGCGCGCTCGCGATCAGCGCGAACCGCAACCGCGACGCCTACGCGGCGCTCGGCGCGCGATGGCATGCGACGGTGCTCGCCGACTCGCTGCCGGACTTTCCGGGACCGCTCGCCGGCCTGCTCGCGGGCCTTCAGGCGGCGAACACCGAATGGCTGCTCGCCGCGCCGTGCGACTCCCCGTACCTGCGCACCGACCTCGCCGCGAAACTCGGCGCGGAAGCCGTCGCACAGCATGCCGACATCGCGACTGTGCTCGCGCCGGACGCGTCCGGCGAGGTGTCGCTGCATCCGGTGTTCGTGCTGCTGCGCACGTCGCTCGCCGCCGATCTCGCGGCCTTTCTCGGCGCGGGCGAACGCAAGGTCCGCGCGTGGTACGCGCGCCACAGGACCGCCGAAGTCGCCTTTGCCGATGGACGTGCGTTTTACAATATCAATTCCTTACAGGAACTCGCCGACCTCGACCGTGCCTGA
- a CDS encoding Rne/Rng family ribonuclease yields MKRMLFNATQQEELRVAIVDGQKLIDIDIETAGREQRKGNIYKGIVTRIEPSLEACFVNYGEDRHGFLPFKEVARQYFRDGVDMRSARIQDALKEGQELIVQVEKEERGNKGAALTTFISLAGRYLVLMPNNPRGGGVSRRIEGDDRQELRETMAQLQLPDGMSIIARTAGIGRSAEELQWDLNYLLQLWRAIEAASQSGQNGLPMLIYLESSLVIRAIRDYFQPDIGEILIDTTEIHDQARAFMDIVMPDNVSKVKRYHDDVPLFSRFQIEHQIETAYSRTVPLPSGGAIVIDHTEALVAIDVNSARATKGADIEETAARTNLEAADEVARQLRLRDLGGLIVIDFIDMESAKSQREVEQRLKDALRHDRARVQMGKISRFGLMELSRQRLRPALSEGSHVTCPRCNGTGHIRDTESSALQVLRIIQEEAMKENTAAIHCQVPVEVTAFLLNEKRSEINKIESRFKVGVVLIPNKHLETPHYKLERLRHDDARLDDPRASWKMAEEAARELESETGYSKRTAADAKPKQEAAVKGITPERPAPSAPVKPVEVAATAAPAPAVAAPAAASGGLFGWLKNLFGGSPAPQPAPAPAAQPEKAATRPAREARGERAERGERTGGGNGDRNNRNRRGNGRDAAARSETAPGARQGQPSQRRDEREPREAREPREARETREGREPREPRGNREPREAREGRDNREAREPREQRIERVERGQERVESAEAAASRAERQERGERRERRRQQPETADALDVRNDAVTPENAEALATDVAEGLPPTGDDAAAARDGEERRRRRRGRRGGRRERDGEGAVTSAADVLEGGTGTEEPASAEAPVETPAEATAAPIETRPAQQPVEAAEAVVAQVVSETVVVTALPVAAATFEAPAAVIATPVETIAPAPVEVEPKAEAPAAPVDTAPLAVEAPVAVETAAPSVTEAAPVVVADEHPAELPVAREDRVDAPSTPEPAAAVAAAAPQAEPQPVSEPVAQPAPEPVAQAAAYQPVETAAAEPAAQPAATTAPAADTLRPMLESAGLVWVNTDESKLRDAQEAAARVVKPAHAPRERKAPPPADSTPMQQVETVRQPQQ; encoded by the coding sequence ATGAAACGCATGCTGTTCAATGCGACGCAGCAGGAAGAATTGCGCGTCGCCATCGTCGACGGTCAGAAGCTGATCGACATCGACATCGAAACCGCCGGGCGCGAGCAGCGCAAAGGCAATATTTACAAGGGCATCGTCACCCGCATCGAGCCGTCGCTCGAAGCGTGTTTCGTCAACTACGGCGAGGACCGCCACGGCTTCCTGCCGTTCAAGGAAGTCGCCCGCCAGTATTTCCGTGACGGCGTCGACATGCGCTCCGCGCGCATTCAGGACGCGCTGAAGGAAGGCCAGGAACTGATCGTTCAGGTCGAGAAGGAAGAGCGCGGCAACAAGGGCGCGGCGCTGACCACGTTCATCTCGCTCGCCGGCCGCTACCTCGTGCTGATGCCGAACAATCCGCGCGGCGGCGGCGTGTCGCGCCGGATCGAGGGCGACGACCGCCAGGAACTGCGCGAGACGATGGCGCAGCTGCAACTGCCCGACGGCATGAGCATCATCGCCCGCACGGCCGGCATCGGCCGCAGCGCCGAGGAACTGCAGTGGGACCTGAACTACCTGCTGCAACTGTGGCGCGCGATCGAAGCCGCGTCGCAGAGCGGGCAGAACGGCCTGCCGATGCTGATCTATCTGGAATCGAGCCTCGTGATCCGCGCGATCCGCGACTATTTCCAGCCGGACATCGGCGAAATCCTGATCGACACGACCGAAATCCATGACCAGGCGCGCGCCTTCATGGACATCGTGATGCCGGACAACGTCAGCAAGGTGAAGCGCTACCACGACGACGTCCCGCTCTTCTCGCGCTTCCAGATCGAGCACCAGATCGAGACCGCGTACTCGCGCACGGTGCCGCTGCCGTCGGGCGGCGCAATCGTGATCGACCACACGGAAGCGCTGGTCGCGATCGACGTGAACTCCGCGCGCGCGACCAAGGGCGCCGACATCGAGGAAACCGCCGCGCGCACGAATCTCGAAGCCGCCGACGAAGTCGCGCGCCAGCTGCGCCTGCGCGACCTCGGCGGCCTGATCGTGATCGACTTCATCGACATGGAGTCGGCCAAGAGCCAGCGCGAAGTCGAGCAGCGCCTGAAGGACGCGCTGCGCCACGACCGCGCGCGCGTGCAGATGGGCAAGATCTCGCGCTTCGGGCTGATGGAGCTGTCGCGCCAGCGGCTGCGTCCGGCGCTGTCCGAGGGCAGCCACGTCACGTGCCCGCGCTGCAACGGCACCGGCCACATCCGCGACACCGAATCGTCCGCGCTGCAGGTGCTGCGGATCATTCAGGAAGAGGCGATGAAGGAGAACACCGCGGCGATCCACTGCCAGGTGCCGGTCGAGGTGACCGCCTTCCTACTGAACGAAAAGCGCTCGGAGATCAACAAGATCGAGTCGCGCTTCAAGGTCGGCGTGGTGCTGATCCCGAACAAGCACCTCGAAACGCCGCACTACAAGCTCGAACGCCTGCGTCACGACGATGCGCGCCTCGACGATCCGCGCGCGTCGTGGAAGATGGCCGAGGAAGCCGCGCGCGAACTGGAGTCGGAAACCGGCTACAGCAAGCGCACGGCCGCCGACGCGAAGCCGAAGCAGGAAGCGGCGGTCAAGGGCATCACGCCCGAGCGTCCGGCGCCGAGCGCACCGGTCAAGCCCGTCGAGGTCGCCGCGACCGCCGCGCCGGCTCCGGCCGTGGCCGCTCCGGCGGCCGCGAGCGGCGGCCTCTTCGGCTGGCTGAAGAACCTGTTCGGCGGCAGCCCGGCGCCGCAACCCGCACCGGCGCCGGCCGCGCAGCCCGAGAAGGCCGCGACCCGCCCGGCGCGCGAAGCGCGCGGCGAGCGAGCCGAACGCGGAGAGCGCACCGGCGGCGGCAATGGCGATCGCAACAACCGCAACCGCCGCGGCAACGGCCGCGACGCGGCCGCGCGCAGCGAAACGGCACCGGGCGCACGCCAGGGCCAGCCGTCGCAGCGCCGCGACGAACGCGAGCCGCGTGAAGCCCGTGAACCGCGCGAGGCTCGCGAAACCCGCGAAGGTCGTGAGCCGCGTGAACCGCGCGGCAACCGCGAACCGCGCGAGGCCCGCGAAGGCCGCGACAATCGTGAAGCCCGCGAGCCGCGCGAACAGCGGATCGAGCGGGTCGAACGCGGCCAGGAGCGCGTCGAGTCGGCGGAAGCCGCCGCATCGCGCGCCGAGCGCCAGGAACGCGGCGAGCGTCGCGAACGCCGTCGCCAGCAGCCGGAAACGGCCGACGCGCTCGACGTCCGCAACGACGCCGTGACGCCGGAAAACGCCGAGGCTCTGGCCACCGACGTCGCGGAAGGCTTGCCGCCGACCGGCGACGACGCAGCCGCCGCGCGTGACGGCGAGGAACGCCGCCGTCGCCGTCGCGGCCGCCGTGGCGGCCGTCGCGAGCGCGATGGTGAAGGCGCCGTGACGTCGGCTGCCGACGTGCTCGAAGGCGGCACCGGCACCGAAGAGCCGGCCTCCGCCGAAGCGCCGGTCGAAACGCCGGCTGAAGCCACCGCCGCGCCCATCGAAACCCGGCCCGCGCAGCAGCCGGTCGAAGCAGCCGAGGCAGTCGTCGCCCAGGTGGTCAGCGAAACGGTCGTCGTGACCGCGTTGCCGGTCGCCGCGGCAACGTTCGAAGCGCCCGCCGCCGTGATCGCAACGCCGGTCGAAACCATCGCTCCGGCCCCGGTCGAGGTCGAGCCGAAGGCTGAAGCGCCGGCGGCTCCGGTCGACACCGCGCCGCTCGCCGTCGAAGCGCCGGTGGCAGTCGAAACGGCTGCGCCGTCCGTAACGGAAGCGGCTCCGGTGGTCGTCGCCGACGAACATCCGGCCGAACTGCCGGTCGCCCGCGAGGATCGCGTCGATGCGCCGTCCACGCCGGAACCGGCAGCAGCAGTAGCCGCCGCCGCGCCGCAAGCGGAACCGCAGCCGGTCAGCGAACCGGTCGCACAGCCTGCGCCGGAGCCGGTCGCTCAAGCCGCCGCGTATCAACCGGTCGAAACGGCGGCCGCAGAACCGGCGGCACAACCGGCCGCCACGACTGCGCCGGCGGCTGACACGCTGCGCCCGATGCTGGAGTCGGCGGGTCTCGTGTGGGTCAACACGGACGAGAGCAAGCTGCGCGACGCGCAGGAAGCCGCCGCCCGCGTCGTGAAACCCGCGCATGCGCCGCGCGAACGCAAGGCGCCGCCGCCGGCGGATTCGACGCCGATGCAGCAGGTCGAAACGGTCCGTCAGCCGCAGCAGTAA
- a CDS encoding RluA family pseudouridine synthase produces the protein MKGLGKISQNQVASDEVSYVEIDDGAAGQRIDNFLLRVCKGVPKSHIYRILRSGEVRVNKGRVDAQYRLAFGDIVRVPPVRIAQTGPDQAAAPVPAAHFDILFEDDALLVINKPAGVAVHGGSGVAFGVIEQMRGMRPQGRFLELVHRLDRETSGVLMLAKKRAALVGLHEQIRENRIDKRYYAAVHGEWASDWGRRRAVKEPLHKFFTPDGERRVRVQPDGMPSHTVFNLVDRWPGYALLEAELKTGRTHQIRVHLAHLGLPIVGDAKYGDFALNKALARANANPGIKRMFLHAHRLKLVHPLTGDTLQFDAPLPPECRRFVNELNALRDAGGAVGEAVAGLD, from the coding sequence ATGAAAGGGTTAGGCAAAATATCCCAGAATCAGGTCGCAAGCGACGAGGTTTCGTATGTCGAAATCGACGACGGAGCCGCGGGTCAGCGGATCGACAATTTCCTGCTGCGCGTCTGCAAGGGCGTGCCGAAGAGCCATATCTACCGGATCCTGCGCAGCGGGGAAGTGCGGGTCAACAAGGGACGCGTGGACGCGCAATACCGGTTGGCCTTCGGCGATATCGTGCGGGTGCCGCCGGTCCGCATCGCCCAGACGGGGCCGGATCAGGCCGCCGCGCCGGTGCCGGCCGCGCACTTCGACATCCTGTTCGAGGACGATGCGCTGCTCGTGATCAACAAACCGGCGGGCGTCGCGGTCCACGGCGGCAGCGGCGTCGCGTTCGGCGTGATCGAGCAGATGCGCGGAATGCGCCCGCAGGGCCGTTTCCTCGAACTCGTGCACCGGCTCGACCGCGAGACGTCCGGCGTGCTGATGCTCGCGAAGAAGCGTGCGGCGCTGGTCGGCCTGCACGAGCAGATCCGCGAAAACCGGATCGACAAGCGTTATTACGCGGCCGTGCACGGCGAATGGGCGAGCGACTGGGGCCGCCGCCGCGCGGTCAAGGAGCCGCTGCACAAGTTCTTCACACCGGACGGCGAACGGCGCGTGCGCGTGCAGCCGGACGGCATGCCGTCGCATACGGTCTTCAATCTCGTCGACCGCTGGCCCGGCTACGCGCTGCTCGAAGCCGAACTGAAGACCGGCCGCACGCACCAGATCCGCGTGCATCTCGCGCATCTGGGCCTGCCGATCGTCGGCGACGCGAAATACGGCGACTTCGCGCTGAACAAGGCACTCGCGCGCGCGAACGCGAACCCCGGCATCAAGCGGATGTTCCTGCACGCGCACCGGCTGAAGCTCGTGCACCCGCTGACCGGCGACACGCTGCAGTTCGACGCGCCGCTGCCCCCCGAGTGCCGCCGCTTCGTCAACGAGCTGAACGCGCTGCGCGACGCGGGCGGCGCGGTGGGCGAGGCCGTTGCCGGCCTGGATTGA
- a CDS encoding HAD-IA family hydrolase, which yields MARQQFDLIVFDWDGTLMDSTAHITRSIQAACRDLGLPVPADEAASYVIGLGLREALQIAAPSLDPAGYPRLVERYRFHYLVKDPEIELFAGVREMLAELRDAGYLLGVATGKSRVGLNRALDQVHLTSVFDGTRCADETFSKPHPAMLHELTRELGQDLSRTVMIGDTTHDLQMALNAGAAGVGVAYGAHPSDSLQALTPRFVAPDVASLAGWLREHA from the coding sequence ATGGCCCGACAGCAATTTGACCTGATCGTGTTCGACTGGGACGGCACGTTGATGGACTCGACCGCGCACATCACGCGCAGCATCCAGGCCGCCTGCCGCGACCTCGGCCTGCCGGTGCCGGCGGACGAGGCCGCGAGCTACGTGATCGGCCTCGGGCTGCGCGAGGCGTTGCAGATCGCCGCGCCGTCGCTCGATCCGGCCGGGTATCCCCGGCTCGTCGAGCGGTACCGGTTCCACTATCTGGTCAAGGACCCGGAGATCGAGCTGTTCGCCGGCGTGCGCGAGATGCTCGCCGAGTTGCGCGACGCCGGTTACCTGCTCGGCGTCGCGACCGGCAAGAGCCGCGTCGGGCTGAACCGCGCGCTCGACCAGGTGCATCTGACCAGTGTGTTCGACGGCACCCGCTGCGCGGACGAGACGTTCTCGAAGCCGCACCCGGCGATGCTCCACGAGTTGACGCGCGAACTGGGGCAGGATCTGTCGCGCACGGTGATGATCGGTGACACGACGCACGACCTGCAAATGGCGCTGAACGCGGGTGCGGCCGGGGTCGGCGTCGCGTACGGCGCGCATCCGTCGGATTCGTTGCAGGCGCTGACGCCGCGCTTCGTCGCGCCGGACGTCGCGTCGCTCGCCGGCTGGCTGCGGGAGCACGCATGA
- a CDS encoding Rieske (2Fe-2S) protein, with protein sequence MTGTAPAPVRVCASDELVDGGAGRRVAASYAGGDAVVFFVRFGGDAYGYLNRCAHVPMELDWVEGQFFESSGLYLMCATHGAIYAPETGKCVGGPCRGGRLRAVRVEERDTPDGRAVFWLPDADLRPLEP encoded by the coding sequence ATGACCGGCACGGCGCCCGCGCCGGTTCGCGTGTGCGCGTCCGACGAACTGGTCGATGGCGGCGCGGGGCGGCGGGTGGCCGCGTCGTATGCGGGCGGCGACGCGGTCGTGTTTTTCGTGCGCTTCGGCGGCGACGCATACGGCTACCTGAACCGCTGCGCGCACGTGCCGATGGAGCTGGACTGGGTCGAGGGCCAGTTCTTCGAGTCGTCCGGGCTTTATCTGATGTGCGCGACGCACGGCGCGATCTACGCGCCGGAAACCGGCAAGTGCGTCGGCGGCCCGTGCCGCGGCGGACGGCTGCGCGCGGTGCGTGTCGAGGAGCGGGACACGCCCGACGGCCGTGCGGTATTCTGGCTGCCGGACGCCGACCTGCGTCCGCTCGAACCCTGA
- a CDS encoding S49 family peptidase: protein MSDNLPPESNEPSQTPRAAGNAAAAPGWERDALERIALAAIREQRAARRWKIFFRFAFLVVLLILVWGVFSVLGTRVESSGRHTALVSLDGEISSGTGANADDIGTALQNAFEDDGTVGVVLHIDSPGGSPVQAGIINDDIRRLRANHPAIPLYVVVGDMCASGGYYVAAAADRIYVNKASIVGSIGVLMDSFGFTGLMDKLGVERRLRTSGENKGFYDPFSPDTPKMDAHAQQMLDEIHQQFIDAVRAGRGKRLHETPDLFSGLFWTGQKSVDLGLADGFGDTDYVAREVIKAPDIVDYTVKPSLSDRVARRFGTAVGTAAVHTLISSGRVALH, encoded by the coding sequence ATGTCCGACAATCTGCCCCCTGAATCGAACGAGCCTTCCCAGACGCCACGCGCCGCCGGCAACGCCGCGGCCGCGCCGGGCTGGGAGCGCGACGCGCTCGAACGCATCGCGCTCGCCGCGATCCGCGAGCAGCGCGCCGCCCGCCGCTGGAAAATCTTCTTCCGCTTCGCGTTTCTCGTCGTGCTGCTGATCTTGGTGTGGGGCGTGTTCAGCGTGCTCGGCACGCGGGTCGAGAGCAGCGGACGCCATACGGCGCTCGTGTCGCTCGACGGCGAGATTTCGTCCGGCACGGGTGCGAACGCCGATGACATCGGCACCGCCCTGCAGAACGCGTTCGAGGACGACGGCACGGTCGGCGTCGTGCTGCACATCGACAGCCCCGGCGGCAGTCCGGTGCAGGCGGGCATCATCAACGACGACATCCGGCGGCTGCGCGCGAACCATCCGGCGATTCCGCTGTACGTGGTCGTCGGCGACATGTGCGCGTCCGGCGGGTATTACGTCGCGGCGGCGGCCGACCGGATCTACGTGAACAAGGCGAGCATCGTCGGCTCGATCGGCGTGCTGATGGACAGCTTCGGCTTCACCGGGCTGATGGACAAGCTCGGCGTCGAGCGGCGGCTGCGCACGTCGGGCGAGAACAAGGGCTTCTATGACCCGTTCTCGCCGGACACGCCGAAGATGGACGCGCATGCGCAGCAGATGCTCGACGAGATCCACCAGCAGTTCATCGACGCGGTCCGCGCCGGGCGCGGCAAGCGGCTGCACGAGACGCCGGACCTGTTCTCGGGGCTGTTCTGGACTGGCCAGAAGAGCGTCGACCTGGGACTCGCCGACGGTTTCGGCGATACCGACTACGTCGCGCGCGAGGTCATCAAGGCGCCCGACATCGTCGATTACACGGTGAAGCCGAGCCTGAGCGACCGGGTCGCGCGGCGTTTCGGCACGGCGGTCGGCACGGCGGCGGTGCATACGCTGATCAGCAGCGGGCGGGTCGCGCTGCACTGA
- a CDS encoding SAM-dependent methyltransferase produces the protein MKGTLYLIPNTLGDGDEAALAAVLPVPVRERAGTLASYIGENAKTTRAFLKRIGTTRPIQEIEIHELNVNTPPAAIDRLLAPLHAGIDTGLVSEAGVPAVADPGALLVRRAHERGIRVVPLVGPSSILLALMASGLNGQSFAFHGYLPVDAAERAKRLRDLEQQSRKAKQTQIFIETPYRNRALLDTLLATCAPSTLICVAADLTLPTETIVSRAASDWKKGPVPDLHKRPAIFLLLAI, from the coding sequence ATGAAAGGCACGCTCTACCTGATCCCGAACACGCTCGGCGACGGCGACGAAGCGGCGCTCGCAGCCGTGCTGCCCGTGCCGGTCCGCGAGCGCGCGGGCACGCTCGCGAGCTACATCGGCGAAAACGCGAAGACCACGCGCGCGTTCCTGAAGCGCATCGGCACGACGCGGCCGATCCAGGAAATCGAGATTCACGAACTGAACGTGAACACGCCGCCGGCCGCGATCGACCGGCTGCTCGCGCCGCTGCACGCGGGCATCGATACCGGCCTCGTGTCCGAGGCGGGCGTGCCGGCCGTCGCCGATCCGGGCGCGCTGCTCGTGCGGCGCGCGCACGAGCGCGGCATCCGCGTCGTGCCGCTCGTCGGGCCGAGTTCGATCCTGCTCGCGCTGATGGCGTCCGGGCTGAACGGCCAGAGTTTCGCGTTCCACGGTTATCTGCCGGTCGATGCGGCCGAGCGCGCGAAGCGCCTGCGAGACCTCGAACAGCAGTCGCGCAAGGCGAAGCAGACGCAGATCTTCATCGAAACGCCGTACCGCAACCGCGCGCTGCTCGACACGCTGCTCGCGACCTGCGCGCCGTCGACGCTGATTTGCGTCGCCGCGGACCTGACGCTGCCGACCGAGACCATCGTGAGCCGCGCGGCATCGGACTGGAAAAAGGGGCCGGTGCCAGACCTGCACAAGCGTCCGGCGATTTTCCTGCTGCTCGCAATCTGA
- a CDS encoding Maf-like protein, with product MQDSITADRPNDGRPALILASSSRYRRELLERLRIPFDIAVPAIDETPHAGETPEATAQRLAEAKARAVAAARPPQAGRALVIGSDQVATFDGQQIGKPGTHERALAQLQAMRGREVLFHSALSLLDTATGRTDTVDVVTKVRFRSLSDAALDAYLRAEEPYDVAGSAKSEGLGIALLDAIESDDPTALVGLPLIALTHMLIAAGYPLLEAQ from the coding sequence ATGCAGGATTCCATTACCGCCGACCGCCCGAACGACGGCCGCCCCGCGCTGATTCTCGCTTCCAGCTCGCGCTACCGCCGCGAACTGCTGGAGCGGCTGCGCATTCCGTTCGACATCGCGGTGCCGGCCATCGATGAAACGCCGCACGCCGGCGAAACGCCCGAAGCAACCGCGCAGCGCCTCGCCGAAGCGAAAGCGCGCGCCGTCGCGGCCGCGCGGCCGCCGCAGGCCGGCCGCGCGCTCGTGATCGGCTCCGATCAGGTCGCGACGTTCGACGGCCAGCAGATCGGCAAGCCCGGCACGCACGAACGCGCGCTGGCGCAACTGCAGGCGATGCGCGGCCGCGAAGTGCTGTTCCATAGTGCGCTGTCACTGCTCGACACCGCTACTGGCCGAACGGATACCGTCGATGTCGTCACGAAGGTCCGCTTCCGCTCGCTGTCCGACGCCGCGCTCGACGCCTACCTGCGCGCCGAAGAACCGTACGACGTCGCCGGCAGCGCGAAGTCGGAAGGCTTGGGGATCGCCCTTCTCGACGCAATCGAATCCGACGACCCGACCGCGCTGGTCGGCCTGCCGCTGATCGCGCTGACGCACATGCTGATCGCCGCCGGTTATCCGCTGCTGGAGGCGCAATGA